In the genome of Bacillus sp. S3, one region contains:
- a CDS encoding GNAT family N-acetyltransferase: MKPILIDFPEEFYTERLVIRKPFPGDGKAVYEAIKASLNELKPWMPWAHREQTEEDVEANMREAHAKFLTREDLRLHIFHKETGEFIASSGLHRINWDVPKFEIGYWVDTRHSGNGYITEATEAITHFAFTHLNAKRVEIRCDSKNVKSRAIPEKLGFSLEGILKCDSISADTKELRDTCIFAKTQK, encoded by the coding sequence ATGAAACCTATACTAATTGATTTTCCAGAAGAGTTTTACACTGAAAGATTGGTAATCCGCAAGCCTTTTCCCGGCGATGGTAAAGCAGTATATGAAGCAATAAAAGCCTCATTAAATGAATTAAAGCCCTGGATGCCTTGGGCCCATCGTGAACAAACAGAAGAGGACGTTGAGGCCAACATGCGGGAAGCCCATGCGAAGTTTTTAACACGTGAGGACTTACGGTTACATATTTTTCATAAAGAAACAGGTGAATTTATTGCATCTTCTGGTTTGCATCGAATCAATTGGGACGTGCCAAAATTTGAAATCGGTTATTGGGTAGATACGCGGCATAGCGGGAATGGTTATATCACTGAAGCAACGGAGGCGATTACGCATTTTGCCTTTACACATTTGAATGCAAAGAGAGTCGAGATCCGCTGCGATTCTAAAAATGTAAAAAGCCGTGCCATCCCCGAAAAACTGGGCTTTAGCTTAGAAGGAATATTAAAATGTGATAGTATTTCCGCAGATACAAAAGAACTGCGGGATACCTGTATTTTTGCAAAGACACAGAAATGA
- a CDS encoding cupredoxin domain-containing protein: MTIFSIISAVFVAIGTSYSIYLVYRHKNKLNNTPGMMISMVIAVITGLLSGSMIGITSGETFLVVGVSMIIGFVVGFLAGHPVGLLAILMGSIAGLMGGINGAILGVFLQFINPTILLGILLGFYIVIIGFVIVYIQVATNSKFSINTGELSPFAIIGGGIVLISLFLFMYSSDIVKIPGKNEPAETQAAQESSSQTGSTTEVDVTSASKPKVKMLVTEKGYSPNVIRVKKGVPVEFEIENPLENNSCLSTFMIPDFNINNVNLKFGTTNLSFTPGKTGEYTFSCGMKMFKGTIIVE; the protein is encoded by the coding sequence ATGACGATTTTTTCGATTATTTCCGCTGTTTTTGTTGCCATTGGCACCAGCTATTCTATTTATCTTGTTTACCGCCATAAAAACAAATTGAATAACACCCCTGGAATGATGATTAGCATGGTCATTGCGGTCATAACAGGCTTGCTTTCCGGCAGTATGATCGGAATTACCTCCGGTGAGACGTTTCTTGTCGTTGGCGTCAGCATGATTATTGGTTTCGTCGTCGGCTTTTTAGCCGGGCACCCTGTTGGATTATTAGCCATCCTGATGGGATCGATTGCAGGCTTAATGGGCGGCATTAATGGTGCCATTCTCGGTGTTTTCCTGCAATTCATCAATCCAACGATTTTGCTTGGTATTTTATTAGGTTTTTATATTGTTATCATTGGATTTGTCATTGTCTATATCCAAGTTGCCACTAACAGCAAATTTTCAATCAATACTGGGGAGCTTTCCCCGTTTGCGATTATCGGTGGCGGTATTGTCCTTATTTCCTTATTTTTGTTTATGTACAGCAGTGATATAGTGAAAATACCGGGGAAAAATGAACCTGCGGAAACACAGGCCGCACAAGAGTCGAGCAGTCAGACGGGATCGACAACGGAAGTGGATGTTACCAGTGCAAGCAAACCAAAAGTAAAGATGCTCGTCACGGAAAAAGGTTACTCTCCTAACGTTATTCGCGTAAAAAAAGGAGTACCGGTGGAATTTGAAATTGAAAATCCGCTTGAAAATAATAGTTGTTTATCTACCTTTATGATTCCAGATTTCAATATTAATAATGTGAACCTGAAGTTCGGCACAACAAACCTATCATTCACCCCGGGCAAAACCGGAGAATACACCTTTAGCTGCGGCATGAAGATGTTTAAAGGAACGATTATAGTCGAGTAA
- a CDS encoding YdcF family protein, whose amino-acid sequence MRNKKMMNSITGILVIFGLVYAGFLQFKISQYSHVEAPNNADYIIVLGARVKGTVPSLAFASRINAAAKYVKENENTIVIASGGKGSGEDISEAECIKRELVRQGINESRIILEDRSTDTYENIDFSKKLIPGDATSGLVVTNNFHLYRAISIARDHGLDVQGLPAKTPWKAVLKSYTREYLAITKFYLKRYILD is encoded by the coding sequence ATGCGGAATAAGAAGATGATGAACTCTATTACTGGTATTCTTGTGATTTTTGGATTAGTCTATGCTGGCTTCCTTCAATTTAAAATTAGTCAATATAGCCATGTGGAAGCACCCAATAATGCTGATTATATCATCGTGCTAGGGGCACGAGTAAAAGGTACCGTCCCTTCACTTGCATTTGCCAGCAGGATTAATGCCGCCGCAAAGTATGTAAAAGAAAACGAAAATACAATCGTCATTGCCTCAGGGGGCAAAGGCTCAGGCGAAGATATTTCGGAAGCGGAATGCATTAAAAGGGAACTTGTCAGACAGGGAATCAATGAATCTCGGATTATCCTAGAGGATCGCTCCACGGATACATACGAAAATATTGATTTTTCGAAAAAGCTGATTCCAGGGGATGCTACAAGCGGTCTTGTGGTGACGAATAATTTTCATCTCTACCGGGCCATCTCAATCGCGCGTGACCATGGTTTAGATGTTCAGGGTCTTCCGGCAAAAACTCCATGGAAGGCTGTTTTAAAATCATATACCCGTGAGTATTTGGCGATTACGAAATTCTATTTAAAAAGATATATATTAGATTGA
- the proS gene encoding proline--tRNA ligase, producing MAKEFVKDVTSMDEDFAQWYTDVVTKADLIDYSSVRGSMIIRPYGYALWDNIKNELDRRIKETGHENVYMPLFIPESLLQKEKDHVEGFAPEVAWVTHGGSEPLAERLVVRPTSEVLFCEHYSKIIHSHRDLPKLYNQWANVVRWEKTTRPFLRTLEFLWQEGHTAHATDEDAMEETIKMLNVYAELCETILAIPVVKGQKTEKEKFAGAKATFTIESLMHDGKALQSGTSHHFGTGFAEAFGIQYTDKEGKLQYVHQTSWGFTTRIIGALIMVHGDDRGLVIPPKAAPTQVMIVPIAQHKEGVLDFAYDLKKSLSAVARVDIDASDKKPGWKFNEYEMKGIPVRLEVGPKDIENKQVVLVRRDTLEKVVVPMDELETKLVELLDDIQANLYNKALNHREERTTVALTLPEMKESLEGKPGFIKAMWCGDLACEEKIKEDAGATSRCIPFEQEQLSDSCVCCGKEAKQMVYWAKAY from the coding sequence ATGGCAAAGGAATTTGTAAAAGATGTTACCAGTATGGACGAGGATTTCGCCCAATGGTATACAGATGTTGTCACGAAAGCAGACTTAATTGACTATTCAAGCGTTCGCGGTTCGATGATTATCCGTCCGTATGGCTACGCACTCTGGGATAATATTAAGAATGAATTAGACCGCCGTATTAAGGAAACAGGTCATGAAAATGTCTATATGCCGCTGTTTATACCTGAAAGTCTGCTCCAAAAAGAGAAGGATCATGTCGAAGGGTTTGCACCTGAAGTGGCTTGGGTTACCCATGGCGGCTCCGAACCATTAGCGGAACGTTTAGTTGTCCGGCCAACATCAGAAGTCCTTTTTTGCGAACATTATAGTAAAATCATTCATTCTCATAGAGATTTACCAAAGTTATATAACCAATGGGCTAATGTTGTCCGCTGGGAAAAAACGACACGTCCATTCCTCCGGACATTAGAGTTTTTATGGCAAGAGGGGCATACAGCGCATGCGACCGATGAGGACGCAATGGAAGAAACCATTAAAATGCTGAATGTGTATGCGGAACTTTGTGAAACCATTTTGGCAATCCCAGTTGTTAAAGGACAAAAGACGGAGAAAGAAAAATTTGCCGGTGCAAAAGCGACTTTCACGATTGAAAGCTTAATGCATGATGGAAAAGCATTGCAATCTGGTACCTCCCATCATTTCGGCACAGGCTTTGCTGAAGCATTTGGTATCCAGTACACCGACAAAGAAGGCAAATTGCAATATGTGCACCAAACATCATGGGGCTTCACCACAAGGATAATCGGTGCATTGATTATGGTACACGGCGACGATCGGGGCCTTGTAATCCCGCCAAAAGCAGCACCAACACAAGTGATGATTGTGCCAATTGCGCAGCATAAAGAGGGCGTTTTAGATTTTGCCTATGATTTGAAAAAGTCACTTTCAGCTGTTGCTCGTGTTGATATTGATGCCAGCGATAAAAAGCCAGGCTGGAAATTCAATGAGTACGAAATGAAGGGCATTCCAGTTCGTCTTGAAGTGGGACCAAAAGATATTGAAAATAAGCAAGTTGTGTTAGTAAGACGCGATACGTTAGAAAAAGTGGTTGTTCCAATGGATGAGTTAGAAACAAAGCTTGTTGAATTGCTTGATGACATTCAAGCCAATTTATATAACAAAGCACTGAACCATCGGGAAGAAAGAACAACAGTTGCCTTAACTCTACCTGAAATGAAGGAATCACTTGAAGGAAAACCAGGATTCATCAAGGCAATGTGGTGCGGTGACCTGGCATGTGAGGAAAAAATCAAAGAGGACGCAGGAGCAACCTCCCGCTGTATCCCATTTGAACAAGAACAGCTGTCAGATTCATGTGTTTGCTGCGGAAAAGAAGCAAAACAAATGGTGTATTGGGCAAAAGCGTACTAA